A stretch of the Aegilops tauschii subsp. strangulata cultivar AL8/78 chromosome 4, Aet v6.0, whole genome shotgun sequence genome encodes the following:
- the LOC109761466 gene encoding uroporphyrinogen decarboxylase, with product MATACPPLSLPSTSLLRRTTRAGPARQPLPSVRCSAVGEAVAEAAVAGTAEEPLLVSAIKGKKVERPPVWLMRQAGRYMKSYQNLCEKYPLFRERSENVDLVVEISLQPWKVFKPDGVILFSDILTPLPGMNIPFDIVKGKGPVIYDPLRTAAAVNEVREFVPEEWVPYVGQALNLLRGEVKNEAAVLGFVGAPFTLASYCVEGGSSKNFSKIKRMAFAEPAILHNLLQKFTTSMASYIKYQADNGAQAVQIFDSWATELSPVDFEEFSLPYLKQIVDSVKETHPDLPLILYASGSGGLLERLPLTGVDVVSLDWTVDMAEGRKRLGSNIAVQGNVDPGVLFGSKEFITKRIYDTVQKAGSEGHVLNLGHGIKVGTPEENVAHFFEVAKGIRY from the exons ATGGCGACCGCGTGCCCGCCCCTCTCGCTGCCGTCCACTTCCCTCCTCCGCAGGACAACCCGCGCCGGCCCCGCCCGCCAGCCGCTCCCCTCCGTCCGCTGCAGCGCCGTCGGAG AGGCTGTTGCGGAGGCGGCTGTGGCCGGGACGGCGGAGGAGCCGCTGCTGGTGAGCGCAATCAAGGGGAAGAAGGTGGAGAGGCCGCCTGTCTGGCTCATGAGGCAGGCCGGGAGGTACATGAAG AGCTATCAAAATCTCTGCGAGAAATATCCTTTGTTCCGTGAAAGATCAGAAAATGTTGACCTTGTTGTTGAGATCTCTCTGCAGCCATGGAAGGTCTTCAAGCCTGATGGA GTTATCTTGTTCTCGGATATCCTTACTCCACTTCCTGGGATGAACATACCTTTTGACATTGTGAAAGGAAAAGGTCCAGTGATATATGATCCCTTGAGAACAGCAGCGGCTGTGAACGAAGTCAGGGAATTCGTTCCAGAGGAGTGGGTCCCTTATGTAGGACAGGCTTTAAATTTGCTGCGAGGAGAG GTTAAAAATGAAGCTGCGGTGCTTGGTTTTGTTGGAGCCCCCTTTACCTTGGCATCTTATTGCGTGGAGGGAGGTTCATCcaagaatttctcaaagattaaGAGAATGGCCTTCGCAGAACCAGCG ATTCTACATAATTTGCTACAGAAGTTTACAACTTCCATGGCTAGCTACATTAAATACCAAGCTGACAATGGCGCCCAGGCTGTCCAAATTTTTGACTCGTGGGCTACAGAACTCAGCCCAGTTGATTTTGAGGAATTCAGCTTGCCATATCTTAAGCAAATCGTGGATTCTGTCAAGGAAACACATCCTGACTTACCTCTGATATTATATGCAAGCGGATCTGGTGGATTGCTGGAAAGGCTTCCGTTGACAGGTGTTGATGTTGTTAGTTTGGACTGGACAGTTGATATGGCCGAGGGTAGGAAACGATTGGGATCCAACATAGCAGTTCAAGGGAACGTGGACCCTGGTGTTCTTTTTGGATCCAAAGAGTTCATAACCAAGCGGATTTACGACACCGTGCAGAAGGCTGGTAGTGAAGGACATGTAttgaaccttggtcatggcattAAGGTGGGGACTCCTGAGGAAAATGTTGCCCATTTCTTTGAGGTCGCAAAAGGGATCAGATACTGA